In a genomic window of Telopea speciosissima isolate NSW1024214 ecotype Mountain lineage chromosome 5, Tspe_v1, whole genome shotgun sequence:
- the LOC122661455 gene encoding pentatricopeptide repeat-containing protein At4g14170-like has product MFCAKFLRSTIKFSLNQAPITTRAISLSVTTTTSTLVPSWTHFSSDTHSIILHLCSSAQSICEVKQAHALAILHGKLDHSVRICCALMLSYSTFQDSLTSRLLFEQSSLKGGAFLWNTLIRAYTIDGFQFDAFEVYNRMVCNGIRGDDHTFPFILKVCADVSANKKGREIHGLVFKLGFDSDVFVGNTLLAFYANLMNILDAQRVFNEMPERDIVSWNSIITAFSVNGCYLEALCCFFEMKLMAGLQPNSVSVVSVLPVCAGLEDEVTAGVIHGYVVKAGLDSQVIICNALVDTYGKCGNSKASRQIFNEMLDKNAVSWNAMIACLAHKGLDRDALDMFRSMVAAEVKPDCITFSSLLPTLVELEFFDLGKELHGYSIRKGKESDIFVANSLIDMYAKSGCSSEASNVFYKMDARNVVTWNAMVANFAQNRLELDALGLVRQMQVHGECPNSVTFTNVLPACARISLLHHGKEIHAKSIRMGFAFDLFVSNALTDMYAKCGCLTLARKVFDMSLRDEVSYNILIVGYSVSSDCLESLHLFLEMRVTGLKHDTVSFVGVLSACANLTVIKKGKEIHGMCVRKQLHSHLFVANSILDLYMKCGRIDLARLVFDGMLCKDVASWNTIILGYGMQGKMDLAIDLFDAMRDNGIEYDSISYIAVLTACSHGGLVEQGRKYFDQMYSQGIKPTQMHYACMVDLLGRAGHLEEASELIRSLPVTPDANVWGAMLGACRVSGNIELARWAAEHLFELKPEHCGYYILLSNMYAEAGNWDEANKVRELMRSRGVKKNPGCSWVETRDHMHAFMVGERLEAPESWLWDAESG; this is encoded by the coding sequence ATGTTTTGTGCTAAATTTCTTCGTTCAACCATCAAATTTTCACTCAATCAAGCTCCCATCACTACTCGAGCTATTTCTCTCTCTGTAACCACCACTACTTCCACTCTTGTGCCCTCATGGACCCATTTCTCTTCTGATACCCACTCCATCATCTTGCACTTATGTTCCTCTGCCCAATCAATCTGTGAAGTCAAGCAAGCACACGCTTTAGCCATTCTCCATGGCAAACTTGACCATAGCGTTCGCATTTGTTGCGCTCTGATGCTATCCTATTCCACCTTCCAAGACTCTTTGACCTCTCGTCTCCTCTTCGAACAGAGCTCTCTAAAGGGCGGTGCCTTCTTGTGGAATACCCTCATAAGGGCATACACCATTGATGGCTTTCAATTTGATGCATTTGAGGTTTATAACCGGATGGTCTGCAATGGCATTCGAGGTGATGATCATACGTTCCCATTTATTCTCAAGGTTTGTGCAGATGTCTCTGCAAATAAGAAGGGTAGGGAGATACATGGTTTGGTCTTTAAGTTGGGCTTTGATAGTGATGTCTTTGTTGGGAATACACTGTTGGCATTTTATGCGAATTTGATGAACATATTGGATGCACAGAGGGTGTTTAATGAAATGCCTGAACGAGATATTGTGTCATGGAATTCTATTATTACGGCTTTTTCAGTGAATGGGTGTTATTTAGAGGCGCTTTGTTGCTTTTTTGAAATGAAATTAATGGCCGGGTTGCAACCGAATTCAGTTAGTGTTGTTAGTGTGCTGCCTGTGTGTGCTGGGCTTGAAGATGAGGTGACGGCAGGTGTGATCCATGGGTATGTAGTGAAGGCTGGTTTGGATTCTCAGGTGATTATTTGTAATGCATTGGTTGATACATATGGGAAATGTGGGAATTCAAAAGCTTCAAGGCAAATTTTTAATGAAATGCTTGATAAGAATGCAGTTTCTTGGAATGCGATGATTGCTTGTCTTGCTCATAAAGGGCTTGATAGGGATGCCTTGGATATGTTTAGGTCCATGGTAGCTGCAGAAGTGAAACCTGACTGTATCACCTTTTCAAGTCTGCTACCTACATTGGTTGAATTGGAATTCTTTGATCTGGGGAAGGAACTTCATGGGTATAGTATAAGGAAGGGTAAGGAATCTGATATTTTTGTTGCAAATTCACTGATTGATATGTATGCCAAATCAGGTTGTTCAAGCGAAGCATCAAATGTGTTTTATAAGATGGACGCAAGGAATGTTGTCACATGGAATGCAATGGTTGCTAATTTTGCTCAAAACAGGCTTGAGTTAGATGCTCTGGGACTTGTAAGACAGATGCAGGTCCATGGTGAATGCCCAAATTCTGTTACATTCACAAATGTTCTCCCTGCATGTGCAAGAATTAGTTTGCTTCATCATGGAAAGGAAATCCATGCCAAGTCAATTCGCATGGGGTTTGCTTTTGACTTATTTGTCTCGAATGCTCTCACTGATATGTATGCCAAATGTGGGTGCTTAACCTTGGCAAGAAAAGTCTTTGACATGTCCTTAAGAGATGAAGTATCTTACAATATACTAATAGTAGGTTACTCTGTGAGTTCAGATTGCTTAGAATCTCTGCATCTGTTCTTGGAAATGAGGGTTACTGGTCTGAAGCATGACACGGTTTCCTTTGTGGGTGTTCTCTCTGCTTGTGCAAATTTAACtgtaataaaaaaaggaaaggagatCCATGGCATGTGTGTGAGAAAGCAATTGCACTCCCATCTTTTTGTTGCCaattcaattttggatttgtacATGAAATGTGGAAGGATAGACCTCGCAAGATTGGTCTTCGATGGTATGTTGTGCAAGGATGTAGCCTCATGGAATACTATCATTTTAGGTTACGGAATGCAAGGAAAAATGGATCTTGCAATTGATCTTTTTGATGCGATGAGAGATAATGGTATAGAGTATGATTCCATTTCTTACATCGCAGTTCTAACTGCATGTAGCCATGGTGGGCTGGTAGAGCAAGGGAGGAAGTACTTTGACCAGATGTACTCTCAAGGTATAAAGCCGACACAGATGCATTACGCTTGTATGGTTGATCTTCTTGGGCGAGCTGGGCATTTGGAAGAGGCTTCGGAGCTTATCAGAAGCCTGCCAGTCACACCAGATGCCAACGTATGGGGTGCAATGCTTGGGGCATGCCGAGTCTCTGGCAATATAGAGTTGGCTAGGTGGGCAGCTGAGCATTTGTTTGAACTGAAACCAGAGCATTGTGGCTACTATATACTCCTTTCAAATATGTATGCTGAAGCTGGGAACTGGGATGAGGCAAATAAGGTCAGGGAATTGATGAGGTCTAGGGGAGTGAAGAAAAACCCTGGGTGCAGTTGGGTAGAGACCCGTGACCACATGCATGCTTTCATGGTCGGAGAAAGGTTAGAGGCACCAGAATCATGGTTGTGGGATGCTGAATCTGGGTAA